The Pseudodesulfovibrio hydrargyri genome segment TCCCGCCGGTTCTCCTCCCCTCTACAGAGGTAGATGAAGAGCGGCGTGAGGAGCGTGAACACCACCGGCAGAAGAATGGGACTATATGTCGTTACACCTTCCATAATAGTTATTCCTTCAGAGTAGTGATGTCACTGGATTTGGCGGATTTGAAACGTCTCGCAACCACCACGACCATGGCCAGGACCAGCGTGGCTTCGGCTGCGGCCAGCCCCATGACGAACAGGGTGCCGAGCTGTCCCAGGACCGCGCTGAAGTCGGTCAGCTGCGCGGCCGCCACCATGGACAGCCCCGCGCCGTTGAGCATCAGCTCCACCGAGATCAGCATGCCGACGAGGCTCCTGCGCTGGGTCAGGCCGAACAGGCCCGCGCACAGGAGGATCAGGGCGACGATTTGATAGAGGGTCAGTGCGCTCATTACCTGTCCCCTCCATTCTTGGCGCCCCGCTTTTCCCAGACCAGCAGGACGGCGCCGGACATGGCGACCATCAGGATGACCGAGATCAGCTCGAAGGGCAGGAAGTAGGAACCGAGCAGTCCGTCGCCGAGCTGCTTGATGGGCACTTCCACGGGCACGGCCACGGACGCGGCGGGCCGGGTCAGGACCAGCCAGCCCAGCAAGGCCGCCGGGGCCATGGTGGCCGCCAGTCCGTACAAATAGCGCTTCATGGGCGCCTTGTCGGATTCGTCGCCGCCCTGCTCCGCCCGGGTCAGCATGACCGCGAAGAAGATCAGGACGCTGACCGCGCCGATGTAGATGAGCAGTTGCATGAAGGCCATGAAGGGCGTCGCCAGGAGCAGGTACATCCCGGCCACGCCGATGAGCGTGGTGATCAGGCCGATGAGGGCGCGCACCAGGCTGCTGCTCGACACGGCGAGGACGGCCCCGCCCAGAATGACGAGCGTGTACACGCCGAATGCTATTTTTGCCAAGACTTCCATATTAGGCCTCCTTCTCCGCCGCGGCCGGGGCGGCCTCGGTCTTGGGGGCAGGCGCGGAAAGTTCCGTGGCCTGCTCCTTGAGCCGGGCGAGAAGATCGATTTTCATCTCTTTTCTGGAAGTCGCCACCCAATAGATGTTATTGGAGAATTTCAGCGACTTGGCCGGACAGTTGTCAATGCAGGTGCCGCACAGCGAACACAGGGTGTAGTCGTAGAGGAACTTGGCCGGGTTCTTGGGGGCCTTGGGCTTGACGACCTTTTCCCCCGCCTCCTCGGCCGCCTTCATGGCCTCTTCCTCCGCGGCGGTGAGCTTGGGAGGCTTGGACTTGACCACGGTGAGGCATTTGCTCGGGCAGTTGGTCACGCACATCATGCAGGAGATGCACTTGGGCGTGGCCGGATCCTTGGGCTTGCCGATGAGTTCGACGTGCC includes the following:
- the nuoK gene encoding NADH-quinone oxidoreductase subunit NuoK, giving the protein MSALTLYQIVALILLCAGLFGLTQRRSLVGMLISVELMLNGAGLSMVAAAQLTDFSAVLGQLGTLFVMGLAAAEATLVLAMVVVVARRFKSAKSSDITTLKE
- a CDS encoding NADH-quinone oxidoreductase subunit J family protein is translated as MEVLAKIAFGVYTLVILGGAVLAVSSSSLVRALIGLITTLIGVAGMYLLLATPFMAFMQLLIYIGAVSVLIFFAVMLTRAEQGGDESDKAPMKRYLYGLAATMAPAALLGWLVLTRPAASVAVPVEVPIKQLGDGLLGSYFLPFELISVILMVAMSGAVLLVWEKRGAKNGGDR
- a CDS encoding 4Fe-4S binding protein — translated: MGKFKEKVIQPILDSWSLIVGLKITGKYFFKPLITVHYPRQVIDDENLETYGGHVELIGKPKDPATPKCISCMMCVTNCPSKCLTVVKSKPPKLTAAEEEAMKAAEEAGEKVVKPKAPKNPAKFLYDYTLCSLCGTCIDNCPAKSLKFSNNIYWVATSRKEMKIDLLARLKEQATELSAPAPKTEAAPAAAEKEA